The Niabella beijingensis genomic interval AGCGATGCCCTGTTCATCTCCCTTCTTAATGCGATCCGCGAGGGTGAAAAAAGCCGGATCGATTTTGAGTTGCTGAATACCCGGTATCAACCTTCTTTCGAACCGCAGGATCATTACATCTACCTGGTGTCGCACAATCATATGGCCGACCGGATCAATAGCAGCCGGCTGGAATTGCTGCCGGGTGCGGCGGTTCCTTGTCCGGCCATTATCAGCGGCGATTTTAAGGAACATCTTTATCCCAATGATCCCCAGCTGGTATTGAAACCCGATGCACAGGTCATGTTCATCCGCAACGATGCTTCCGAAGCAAAAAAATATTATAACGGAAGGATCGCCCGGGTGGTACGGGTCGAGGACGACAAGGTCGTTGTGATACCGGAAGGAACTGAAGCAGAACTCGCCGTAGAACGCGAAGTATGGGAAAACAAGAAATACTATCTGGATGAAAAGAAAGAAATACAGGAAGAGGTTACCGGCAGTTACGAACAATTCCCCTTCCGGCTGGCCTGGGCCGTTACGATCCATAAGAGCCAGGGACTTACATTTGACAAAGTGATCATCGACGCCGGGGCTTCTTTTACCAACGGCCAGGTATATGTGGCCCTAAGCCGCTGCAGGACCCTGGAAGGTATTGTGCTGAAGTCCCCCATCCGGGCATCGAACATCTTCCGGGATACAAGGATCAGTGATTTTCATGAAGCCACCGATGCCTCGGAACAAATCGCATCGATCTACGAAGAAGAAAAGCATACGTTTGCCATCAGCAAACTGCTGCAAACCTTCAACAGTGCACCGATTTTAACCGCAGTGGAAAACTGGATCGCAGCTGCCGAAAACCCGCTGATCCAGCACATGGATTTTTCCGGTGTATCCGAGCCGGTACAGCAATCGGCCACACTTCTCGAAAGTACTTTTCTGAAATTTGAACATTTTATCCATCGCCAGATGCGTACGATCACCGCAGAAACCTGGCGCACGATCAGCGAAAAAAGCGCTGGCGCCGTTAATTATTTCTTTGACCTGGTGCAGACCAGACTTCTTGATCCCGTAAAAGCACATTACAGCAAAACCAAGAACCAGAAAGGGGCCAAAGCTTATAACCGCACGGTGGAAACCCTGACTGAAGAACTGCAGCAGTACCTGCTTCGCCTGATGGACCTGCATTTATTCGACAAAAAGCTCATTGCTGCAGACAGAACCATTACACCCGTTAAAAAAGAGCCCGCCAAACCGTCCCATCTTATCAGTTATGCCCTGCTGGAGGAAGGAATGCGACCTGAAGCCATCGCAGCAGAGCGGAACCTGGCACTCAGTACGGTATTCGGGCACTTTGCCAAGGTGGCTTCCGTGGGAATACTGGATATCCATGTACTTTTTTCAGAAGAGCAGTTGCGTCGGTTTCAAGATGCATTTGAAACAAGAAAATGGGATTCATTAAAGGAAGCAAAAAGCGCCCTGCCCGTTTTTGAATTTCATGAACTGCGCGTGCTCATCAATCATTTTACCTACTGGGCAGCCAAGGGCTCAAAAACAGCAGCCGTTTCCGGTCACTCAAATTAGGGGTGCCAACCGGTCGGGTAAAATAGTATCTTTAAGGAAATCTTTCCGATGCCTTCAAAAACAAGTGCCCTCCTCCTTGTTTTGTTCTTTTTTTCTTCTGCAGCTGCACAAACAAAACAGGTTACCGAATTTACAAGGGGAGGTATATTACTGGTCAAATTAAATAACGGGTTCACCACCGGCTTCCGGTCCGTTACTCCGGATCTTTATACCGGCGGTCTTGCGTTAAGTCCGCAGATAACGGTTGTTGTTAACCGGCTGCGGCTGGGTGCCAATGCCGGTATGGTATACAACAATAAAAGGATCTCTGGTCTCTTCGGCCCTGCAGCCGCATTAAAACTTGCAGACCTCAGGACCCAAAAGCCCATGGCCCTGGCATTTGGAAATATCCAGCTGCTTGCAGAAGCCAACTGGGGTACGCATCGGCAACGCATGGCCGGTGGGGGCATCGGGCTGGAACTCCTGCAAAAAATACAGATCGGCATTACCGCACAACGGGATTATCATTTGAACCAGTGGTGGTTCCAGTCGTTCATCGCCTATCAGTTCAATAAGACCCGTAAGGTCCAACCACAATTTGAATAATCTTCTTTATGAATAAAGCATTGATCATAAGTGGCGGAGGGTCCAAAGGAGCATTTGCTGTTGGTGTTATCAAAGACCTGGAAACCACCTACAGGTTAACCTTCGACACGGTGATAGGAACCAGCACCGGGGCATTGATCGCCCCACTTGCGGCCATGAATCAGCTCGATGTACTGGAAGACCTCTACACCAGTGTTACCACCGGAGACCTCCTTGAAGAAAAGAATCTGGGCACCAGTATCTGGAACGGCAATTCGTTGTATACCGCAAACGGGCTGGGGTCACGGGTGCGACAGATCTACACCGACACTTTTTATGCGCAGCTGCGCACTGCTGCCAAAAAAATATATCTGACCACTACCTGTTTGCAAAGCCAGGAATTAGTGGTCTATACCACAGACCCCGCCCCCGTAACAGCGGGGAGCTATTACCGCATAGAAAAGATAGAGAGCGCCGAGCAGTTCAGAAGAGCGGTAATGGCATCAGCCAGCCAACCGGTATTTATGCCTCCTGTGCGGATCAATAAGGATCTTCCGGGAGCAATTCATCCGGATTACCAGTATGTGGATGGCGGTACCCGCGAATATGCCGGCGTCGGCATTGCGCTGGAAGCCGGTGCGGATGAGCTCTTTACCATCCTGCTTTCCGCCAGGAACAGCGCACCCGACCCGGCAATTTACAATAACCTGCTTTCCATTTTACTGCAAACGGTCGCTGTTTTTATAACCGATGTGGCAGATAATGATCTGTATGCAGCGCGGCAACACATTCACTTTCTCAATTATATCAACCAGGTAAAGGCCGCCATGAGGGCCGATGGTGTCTCCGAAGCTGCACTGGGACGTTATTTCAGCAGTTCCTCCCCGGATTATACAGATCTGATCAACCGTCCTCCGGTAAAATTACATGTACTGCAGCCCGAAACGGCGCTGGACGGCGGTCCCGGCGGGCTTGTTTTTGAACCGGCCAAAATGAAACAAATGGTTCAGCTGGGTAAGATCGCGCTGCAAAACTATGTGGCCCGGTTAAAACCCGGAGAGACTGATTGGGCCTAAAAAAGCCGGCACCCGTTACGGACACCGGCTATTATAATATATCGCAGCATTATCCGTTCAGTACAGCTGTGGCCGTAATTTTTGTATTCAGCAGTTTGCTGATCGGGCAATTTGCCTCAGCATCCCTGACGGCCGCATCGAATTTTTCCTGGTCAATGCCCGGAACCGCAGCCTGAACATCCAGGTGACTTTCCGTTACAGCGCCATTTTCAAAGGTAACCGTACATTTGGTATCGATATTGGTGGCTGTAAAACCGGCTTCATTCAGCACAAAGCTCAGCTTCATGGTAAAACAACCGGCATGAGCCGCTGCTACCAGCTCTTCCGGGTTGGTACCGGGGTTCCCTTCTTCAAAACGTGTTTTAAAAGAATAAGGCGTATCGCTTAACACACCGGATTGTGTCGAGGTCTTACCCGTTCCATCTTTTCCCGTTCCCTGCCAGTTGGCCGTTGCAAAACGTTTCATGAGTTTTATATTTTTATGGTTAAGAGAATGAGGGTTCGATCGCGGTCATTGTTTCTTCGCGGTCTTCCGGTGCTACATATTCCAGTATGAAATTATTCTTTCCGTCTCCGATCATGATCTTCAGAAAGCTCTGCTGCACCAGCTCCAGAACGGAGAGGAAGAGGAAGATCGCGTGCACACGGGTCTCTGCGTAATCAAACAGCTTTTCGAAAGAAAGTGTCTTGGCACGCTGCGCCTCTTCCATTACCTTGACCCGGCTGTTTTCCATGGAATAGTTGTACCGTACTACCGTATGCACCGGAGTATTTATCTTATCAGAATACCGCTGCATCGCTTTTTCAAACGCCTTCATCAGCTTGAACATGGTAATGGCGTGTATCTCGGTGCCTTCGCCTGCTTCTTCCCCGATCACCGACAGTTCTTTCTGAATATTCCCCCTTTTTACCATCAGCATCCGCATCGCTTCAAGCTCGGCCATTTGTGCTGACGCTTCCTTAAAGCGTTTATATTCCAGTATCTTGTTCACCAGTTCTTCCCTCGGATCGATCTCGTTACCCTGCGCATCCAGTTCCTTGCGCGGGATCAGCATTTTTGCCTTGATGCGCATAAGCGTGGAAATAAAAAGAATGAATTCACTCGACAATTCGATGTTCAGGGCTTCCTGTTCACGGATATATACCAGGAAATCGTTGGTGATCTTTGTAATAGGGATATTGTAAATATCGAGTTCATCCCGCTCTATAAAGAATAGCAGGAGGTCAAAAGGCCCTTCGAACTGGGAAAGCTTTATCTGATATGTTGTACTCACCTGAAAATATTGAACAGTGAAAAGAAGACAAATGTAATAAATAAGGGCCTGACACTAAAAAACGTCCTGTGATGCAGGACGTTTTGTGAATAAGTTGGGCAGATTTTTATTGCTTTTTCAGCGCATCCCTGATTTCCATCAGTAACTGGTCTGTAGAAGAAGGTGCCGCTGCTTCCGCAGGGGTCTCTTTCTTCATTCTATTCATTGCTTTCACCATCCAGAAAATCACCAGGGCCAGCAACAGAAAATTAATGGCAATTGTGATAAAGTTACCATAAGCGAAAATGGAAGTATCCGCGATTTTCCGCGCTTCTTCCAGTTTGGTACCTGGAGGGACATTCCCTTTCAGCACCAGGTAAAGACTGCTGAAGTCCGGTTTTCCGATGATCGCGCCTACTACCGGCATAATAAGATCATCAATAATGCTTGATACAATTTTGCCAAAGGCCCCACCAATAATAACACCCACGGCCAGGTCAACCGCATTCCCTTTTATGGCAAATTCCTTAAATTCTTTAAGCATTCCCATGTGTTTGAATTTTTAAGTTATAAAATAGTGATTGGATTATTGATATTTCGGGGCAAATAATGTACGTTAAACGGCCATTATTTCTTTTTCCTTTACAGCCAGGTATTTTTCAACAGTGGCAATGTACTTGTCTGTAAGTTGCTGGGCTACTGCTTCTGCGTCTTTCATGCCATCTTCGCTCAATCCTTCCTTCTGCAGTTTTTTAATCCCTTCAATTACTTCCCGGCGGGCACTGCGGATTCCTATTTTTGAGTTTTCGCCTTCAGCAAAACTTTTCTTCACCAGTTCTTTTCTGCGTTCTTCTGTAAGGGGGGGCAGGAACAGGCGTATATTGACACCATCATTTTGGGGATTCAGGCCGATGTTGGCAGCGATGATTGCCCGTTCGATAGGCTGCAGCATATTTTTTTCCCAGGGCTGAATATTGATGGTACGGGCATCAAGCACGGTAATATTTCCCACCTGGTTAATCGGCATAGCGGATCCGTAATAGTCGACAAAGATCCCATCCAGTATCTGTGGTGTTGCTTTTCCGGCGCGTATTTTTGCCAGTCCTGCCTCCAGGTGCGTAATGGCTTTCTTCATACCCTCTTCCGATGATTCAATTAGCTTACTTACTTGTTCCTGCATAAAATCAAAAAATTTAAAGACGCAAATCTAATGAAAGGAACCGAAACAATGGAAAACCCGGCCGGAAATGAATAAATTACAATGGCTTAATGCACCTTATCCTGAACTTTTTCTTTGGTCTGGAGATTGATAACCTTGGATTGTGCAGACGGAGCTGCCCGTTGCTGCCGGTTTTGATTGACCACATACCTCCGGTGAATAACCAGTTTCCGTTTCGGCAGGGTATAGTAAAGAAAGGCCAATGCCAGGAATGAGGTGCCAAAAAGAGCTATGATAAGAGCCGTATTCCCAAAGTTGCGGGTCAGGTAAGTAATCAGGATCAGGGATATATTTGCAGAAACACAAATCAATGTAACAGTGGAATGCCCCAGGCCACGATCCAGCAGCAAATGATGCACATGGTTCCGGTCTGGTGAAAAAGGCGACCTTCCCCTGAGGATCCGGTTTCCAAAAACACGTATGGTATCCACCAATGGCACGATCAGCACCGAAACACCTACGGCAACTGCCGAGGTAATGGGCAAGGCTGCTCCCGGCTGGCTGGCCACATCAATAAATTTCAATACCAGTATGGATACCACCATACCCACCAGCAAAGAACCGGAGTCGCCCATAAAGATCTTTGCCGGGTGATAATTGAAAATAAGGAATGCCATTAAAGCGGCGGAAAGTGCAAATGAAAAACCTGCATAAGGGTACATTTTCGCCAGCAGGAAATAGGTTCCGAAAAGCAGGGTGGCCATCAGCCCCAGGCTTCCGGAAAGCCCGTCAATTCCGTCGATCAGGTTATACGCATTGATGATAAGGATAATAGTAAAATAGGTCAATGGAACGCCGTACATAGGATCCAGTGTCTCCATTCCCAAAAAACCGTGCATGCTTTCCAGACGGATGCCGCCCAGGTGGATGATAATGGCTGCCGCAATGATCTGCGCCACGAATTTCTTTGTGGCGGATAATGCAATAAGGTCATCCTTCAGTCCGATAAAAAAGGTCAGGGTAGCGGCGGCAAAAAAATAACGGATCTCCGGTGTGTTTGTAAAATTAAGACAAAGCAAACCAGCAAAAAGAAAGCCGATAAAAACACCGACACCTCCAAGAGAGGCTATTGCATGGGTGTGTAACTTACGCTCATCCGGGATATCATAGAGTTTTTTCTTATCCGCAATGAGCATTACTACAGGAATTGCGAGAAACGCAACTGTAAAAGCTACAACAGCTGTCACCAGAATTTCAAGCATCAAATAAGGTTTACGACGACAAAAGTAAGCTTTATCACCAAGATACCAATTTTTATACAGATTTTAATTCCGGAACAAAAACCGGGAAGTCCAGAATTCATTGCTAATGAACAGGAATTATCAAAAAAAAAGCGCACTTTTGCTGTTCAAAAAACAGATTATGGCAAGTTTACAGGAAATTGCATCACAGGTTAGGCGTGATATTGTACGAATGGTTCACGGAGCGAACAGCGGCCACCCCGGAGGCTCTCTTGGATGCGCTGATTTTTTAACAGCCCTGTACTTTAAGGAAATGAAACATGATCCCTCCTTTAATATGGATGGTATCAATGAAGACCTTTTCTTTTTGTCCAACGGCCATATTTCCCCCGTATTTTATTCGGTGCTGGCCCGCTCGGGATATTTTGATATAAAAGAGCTGGCTACCTTCAGAAAAATAGACAGCCGTTTGCAGGGACACCCGGCCACACACGAGCACCTTCCGGGTATACGGGTAGCGAGCGGGTCGCTCGGACAGGGAATGAGTGTTGCCATCGGCGCTGCTTTAAGCAAAAAAATGAACAAGGATCCGCACCTGGTATTCTCACTGCACGGAGACGGGGAGCTGAATGAAGGACAGAACTGGGAAGCCATTATGTTTGCCGCGGCACATAAAGTAGACAATCTCATATCCACCGTGGACTGGAACGGCCAGCAGATCGATGGTCCTACGGATAAAGTGCTGAACATGGGTAACCTTGCCGAAAAATTCAAAGCATTTGGCTGGGAAGTGATGGAGATGAACGGAAACGATATGGACGAAGTGGTAGCCACTATTGAAAAAGCCAAAGCCGCTACCGGTAACGGAAAACCGATCGCTATCATGATGCACACCGTGATGGGCAAGGGGATTGATTTTATGGAGAATGATCACGGTTGGCACGGTATCGCACCCAATGACGAACAGCTGGCAAAAGCCCTGGCACAATTGCCGGAAACGCTGGGAGATTACTAAGCGTTACAGCTTGCAGATTACAGGTTCTGTCTGAATACTGCTGATCTGTATACGATTCCCAAGTGAAAAGTTGAAGGGCAAGAAGTCCGGCATTCGGAACCTCGCAGAAATAAGAAATTGAAAGAACAATAAAAGGTTACAGCATTCATAAGCGGTAGCCTTTTTTATTGTCTACTCTGCTTTGAGAGAGAACTCTTTTCTTGAAGCCTTCCAGGCCGGTGCCCATGAGGCAATAAAAGCAATCACCATTACCGTTACCGCCACCAGGAGGAAATCTCTCAGCTTTAGTGTTACCGGAAAATAATCAATCAAAAAAGAACCACCCTGTAAGGGTACCAGGTGAAACTGCTGCTGCAACAGCACCAGTAATAATGCCAGCAACATACCCATGCCTCCCCCGATAAAAGCCAGTAAAAAACCTTCATTAAGAAATATCCTCAGAATAAACCTGCGGTCAGCACCCAAGGCGTTCAGCACACTGATGTCCTTTTGCTTTTCAAGCACCAGCATGGTAAGTGCACCTACCATATTAAATGCCGCCACCACCAGTATCAGGCTGAGAATGGCATAGAATACCCACCGTTCCAGGTTCATGATCGCATATAAACTCTGATTCTGCTGGTAACGGTCCTGGACCCGGAAAGCATTGCCCAGCAATCGCTGAATGGACTGCTGAACCTTAGCCGTAGCAGCCGGATCCTTAACGGCGATCTCGATCCCGCTGAATTCATTGGGGTTTATTCCCATTGCCTGCTGCAGGAAACGGATCTGCGTAATGGCATATTTGTTGTCGAAATCCTGCTGGATGATAAAAGTACCCGCACTTCTTATGGTGTCGGGTGTAATATTATTGACCGCATCAAATTCTTCCGATTCACTTTTACGGGGGATATATATACTGATCGGCTCTACATTTGGATTGGCGCGTATGCTCAGTGACCCCTCGATACCACCACCCACCACCAGCCTGGGATGGTCTGCCGTTCCGATATCAAAACGGCCGCTTACGATATGGCCCGCGATATTATTCACATTACGGAACCGGTCGTCCACACCCTTGAGGGATACCAGGGCCTGGTTGTCACCATTCCGCAGGATCGCTTTTTCTTCTACTACCAGTGAGTAATTCCGTAATCCGTTAACGCCCCTTAATTGCTGCAGCTGCTGCTCACTCAGCGTAAGAAATTTACCCGAGGCGGGTGTTACTTTAATATCGGGATAAAAAGAGGAATAAAGCGATTTTACCAGGCCTTCAAAACCATTGAACACACTCAGCACCAGGATCAGCGCCGCCGTTCCGATCATAATGGCCACAATACAGATCCAGGCGATAATATTGATCACATTGGTCGACTTCTTGGCCCTGAAATAACGCCACGCAAATAGAAACTGCAATTTATATGATTTTGATGGTTGGTTATGTGCTTGAGCTGCTGGCTGTCAGCTTTGAGCTTTCAGCTATCAGGTAGCTGCTGAAATCAACGCCGTTATCCGCATCCGGCTTTAAGATCCTTTTACAGCCAGCGGCTGATAATACCCAAAGCGATCGCTGATGCCTGACGCTTTATTCCGGCCTTCCGTTCTGCTTCCGTTCTTCTTCGATTTTCTTAAACAGCTCTTCCATTTTAAACACGTGGTCCAGGGTATCGTCTGCATAAAATTTCAATACCGGAATATTGCGCAGCTGATGTCTTACGGCCGCAGCCAGCTCTTTTTTTATCTCATGATGCCGCTCCTCAATTTTATGAAGTGCCGCTCCGGCATCATTCACCTGGAAAAAACTCAGGTAAAAGCGGGCCTCCAGCAGATCGGGCGTTATCATAACGCCTGAAATAGACACCATTCCCCCATCGATCATATTCAGACCCAGCTTTTGAAAAATGCCGTTCATCTCTTCATTGAGCAGTGCGGCCACCTGCTTCTGACGTTTACTTTCCTGCATAATCTTCTCTTTCTGTTCTGTGTAAAATTAGTTACTTTACAGGTTTTAGTGACCATAACCTTAAGGAATGAAGAAATATTCAAGGGTTTTATATTACCTGCGCCCCTACAAAGGCGGTATTTTCCTGTTTTTTTTGTTCACTGTTTTGTCCATTGTTTTTGCGCTGTTCAGCTTTGCCCTTCTGCAGCCCTTTTTTGATATCATCTTTTACGGCGATAAAAAGCCGGCAGTTGCTGCAGAGACAGCTCCCAATATTTTAACAAATCTCAAAGGTTTTCTAATCGCGCTGGTAAATGGAACAGATCTGACGGCGGTGCAGCTGCTGGGTGCCATCTGTATGGTGCTGATCGTTGCCATCTTTTTAAAGAATCTTTTTCTTTACCTCTCCGCATATGTATTAAATCCGATTAAGAATAAGATCGTAAACACCTTCCGGTCGGATATTTATGACAAAATACTGCTATTACCGATCGGTTATTTTACAGAACAGCGCAAGGGCGATATCCTCAGCCGGGTCACCAATGATGTGAACGAGGTGGAGGGATCAGTGATCGGCGTACTGGAAGGCTGGATCAAGGATCCGCTCAATATTATTTTTACACTTATTGCATTGTTTTTGATCAGTCCTGTCCTTACAGGGTTCATACTCCTGTGCATTCCGGTGATCGGTTTTATACTGGGGCGCATTTCAAAAGCTCTGAAACGCCAGTCGAATGAGGCCGCCATCAAATTAGGTGAATCCCTGTCGATCCTGGATGAAACCCTGAATGGTCTGCGGGTGATCAAGGCCTTTAATGTCGAAAACCTTTTAAGAGGACGGTTCGATGCGGTGAATGATGCATTGACCGATGCCAAGAACCGCATCAGCCGCAGGCGCGATATGGCCTCGCCCATGTCCGAATTCCTGGGGGTTATGGTATTTGTAGGCATCCTCTGGTTTGGAGGCCGGCTGATCCTTTCTGACCGCATAGACCTGGAAGCCCCCGATTTTTTTGCGTACCTGGCCATGTTTTACAATCTTATCAACCCGGTCAAAACGCTTTCCACCTCCTTCAGCAATTTAAATAAGGGAGCCGCGGCCATCCGGCGGATCGAAGAGGTACTGAACACCCCTGTAACGGTTGATGAGAACCCCAACGGCATTGAGCTGAAACAGTTTGAAGAAGCGATCACTTTTCAAAACGTAACCTTTGCCTATGACGAGCATATTATCTTACGGGATATTGATCTTTCCATAAAGAAAGGCCAGACCATTGCCCTGGTGGGCTCTTCCGGCTCCGGCAAATCTACCCTGGCCGACCTTATACCGCGTTT includes:
- a CDS encoding helix-turn-helix domain-containing protein; translation: MEKIYNIIEFTQRSVFLTGKAGTGKTTFLNQFVSKTLKKHIVVAPTGIAAINAGGVTIHSMFGLPLTSFVPTTDAVDRNEAINIPQLLPHFKYRKEKLELLRALEILIIDEVSMLRADVLDMIDLALKTARRSSLAFGGVQLLLIGDLYQLPPVVKSAAEKLLTPYYASPYFFESKALKSTPFVTVELSTVFRQSDALFISLLNAIREGEKSRIDFELLNTRYQPSFEPQDHYIYLVSHNHMADRINSSRLELLPGAAVPCPAIISGDFKEHLYPNDPQLVLKPDAQVMFIRNDASEAKKYYNGRIARVVRVEDDKVVVIPEGTEAELAVEREVWENKKYYLDEKKEIQEEVTGSYEQFPFRLAWAVTIHKSQGLTFDKVIIDAGASFTNGQVYVALSRCRTLEGIVLKSPIRASNIFRDTRISDFHEATDASEQIASIYEEEKHTFAISKLLQTFNSAPILTAVENWIAAAENPLIQHMDFSGVSEPVQQSATLLESTFLKFEHFIHRQMRTITAETWRTISEKSAGAVNYFFDLVQTRLLDPVKAHYSKTKNQKGAKAYNRTVETLTEELQQYLLRLMDLHLFDKKLIAADRTITPVKKEPAKPSHLISYALLEEGMRPEAIAAERNLALSTVFGHFAKVASVGILDIHVLFSEEQLRRFQDAFETRKWDSLKEAKSALPVFEFHELRVLINHFTYWAAKGSKTAAVSGHSN
- a CDS encoding patatin-like phospholipase family protein, translating into MNKALIISGGGSKGAFAVGVIKDLETTYRLTFDTVIGTSTGALIAPLAAMNQLDVLEDLYTSVTTGDLLEEKNLGTSIWNGNSLYTANGLGSRVRQIYTDTFYAQLRTAAKKIYLTTTCLQSQELVVYTTDPAPVTAGSYYRIEKIESAEQFRRAVMASASQPVFMPPVRINKDLPGAIHPDYQYVDGGTREYAGVGIALEAGADELFTILLSARNSAPDPAIYNNLLSILLQTVAVFITDVADNDLYAARQHIHFLNYINQVKAAMRADGVSEAALGRYFSSSSPDYTDLINRPPVKLHVLQPETALDGGPGGLVFEPAKMKQMVQLGKIALQNYVARLKPGETDWA
- a CDS encoding OsmC family protein; translated protein: MKRFATANWQGTGKDGTGKTSTQSGVLSDTPYSFKTRFEEGNPGTNPEELVAAAHAGCFTMKLSFVLNEAGFTATNIDTKCTVTFENGAVTESHLDVQAAVPGIDQEKFDAAVRDAEANCPISKLLNTKITATAVLNG
- a CDS encoding segregation and condensation protein A, with the translated sequence MSTTYQIKLSQFEGPFDLLLFFIERDELDIYNIPITKITNDFLVYIREQEALNIELSSEFILFISTLMRIKAKMLIPRKELDAQGNEIDPREELVNKILEYKRFKEASAQMAELEAMRMLMVKRGNIQKELSVIGEEAGEGTEIHAITMFKLMKAFEKAMQRYSDKINTPVHTVVRYNYSMENSRVKVMEEAQRAKTLSFEKLFDYAETRVHAIFLFLSVLELVQQSFLKIMIGDGKNNFILEYVAPEDREETMTAIEPSFS
- the mscL gene encoding large conductance mechanosensitive channel protein MscL — its product is MGMLKEFKEFAIKGNAVDLAVGVIIGGAFGKIVSSIIDDLIMPVVGAIIGKPDFSSLYLVLKGNVPPGTKLEEARKIADTSIFAYGNFITIAINFLLLALVIFWMVKAMNRMKKETPAEAAAPSSTDQLLMEIRDALKKQ
- the frr gene encoding ribosome recycling factor, which produces MQEQVSKLIESSEEGMKKAITHLEAGLAKIRAGKATPQILDGIFVDYYGSAMPINQVGNITVLDARTINIQPWEKNMLQPIERAIIAANIGLNPQNDGVNIRLFLPPLTEERRKELVKKSFAEGENSKIGIRSARREVIEGIKKLQKEGLSEDGMKDAEAVAQQLTDKYIATVEKYLAVKEKEIMAV
- a CDS encoding glycosyltransferase family 4 protein encodes the protein MLEILVTAVVAFTVAFLAIPVVMLIADKKKLYDIPDERKLHTHAIASLGGVGVFIGFLFAGLLCLNFTNTPEIRYFFAAATLTFFIGLKDDLIALSATKKFVAQIIAAAIIIHLGGIRLESMHGFLGMETLDPMYGVPLTYFTIILIINAYNLIDGIDGLSGSLGLMATLLFGTYFLLAKMYPYAGFSFALSAALMAFLIFNYHPAKIFMGDSGSLLVGMVVSILVLKFIDVASQPGAALPITSAVAVGVSVLIVPLVDTIRVFGNRILRGRSPFSPDRNHVHHLLLDRGLGHSTVTLICVSANISLILITYLTRNFGNTALIIALFGTSFLALAFLYYTLPKRKLVIHRRYVVNQNRQQRAAPSAQSKVINLQTKEKVQDKVH
- a CDS encoding transketolase, whose protein sequence is MASLQEIASQVRRDIVRMVHGANSGHPGGSLGCADFLTALYFKEMKHDPSFNMDGINEDLFFLSNGHISPVFYSVLARSGYFDIKELATFRKIDSRLQGHPATHEHLPGIRVASGSLGQGMSVAIGAALSKKMNKDPHLVFSLHGDGELNEGQNWEAIMFAAAHKVDNLISTVDWNGQQIDGPTDKVLNMGNLAEKFKAFGWEVMEMNGNDMDEVVATIEKAKAATGNGKPIAIMMHTVMGKGIDFMENDHGWHGIAPNDEQLAKALAQLPETLGDY
- a CDS encoding FtsX-like permease family protein produces the protein MQFLFAWRYFRAKKSTNVINIIAWICIVAIMIGTAALILVLSVFNGFEGLVKSLYSSFYPDIKVTPASGKFLTLSEQQLQQLRGVNGLRNYSLVVEEKAILRNGDNQALVSLKGVDDRFRNVNNIAGHIVSGRFDIGTADHPRLVVGGGIEGSLSIRANPNVEPISIYIPRKSESEEFDAVNNITPDTIRSAGTFIIQQDFDNKYAITQIRFLQQAMGINPNEFSGIEIAVKDPAATAKVQQSIQRLLGNAFRVQDRYQQNQSLYAIMNLERWVFYAILSLILVVAAFNMVGALTMLVLEKQKDISVLNALGADRRFILRIFLNEGFLLAFIGGGMGMLLALLLVLLQQQFHLVPLQGGSFLIDYFPVTLKLRDFLLVAVTVMVIAFIASWAPAWKASRKEFSLKAE
- a CDS encoding ribosome-binding factor A, encoding MQESKRQKQVAALLNEEMNGIFQKLGLNMIDGGMVSISGVMITPDLLEARFYLSFFQVNDAGAALHKIEERHHEIKKELAAAVRHQLRNIPVLKFYADDTLDHVFKMEELFKKIEEERKQNGRPE
- a CDS encoding ABC transporter ATP-binding protein — its product is MKKYSRVLYYLRPYKGGIFLFFLFTVLSIVFALFSFALLQPFFDIIFYGDKKPAVAAETAPNILTNLKGFLIALVNGTDLTAVQLLGAICMVLIVAIFLKNLFLYLSAYVLNPIKNKIVNTFRSDIYDKILLLPIGYFTEQRKGDILSRVTNDVNEVEGSVIGVLEGWIKDPLNIIFTLIALFLISPVLTGFILLCIPVIGFILGRISKALKRQSNEAAIKLGESLSILDETLNGLRVIKAFNVENLLRGRFDAVNDALTDAKNRISRRRDMASPMSEFLGVMVFVGILWFGGRLILSDRIDLEAPDFFAYLAMFYNLINPVKTLSTSFSNLNKGAAAIRRIEEVLNTPVTVDENPNGIELKQFEEAITFQNVTFAYDEHIILRDIDLSIKKGQTIALVGSSGSGKSTLADLIPRFHDATKGAVLIDGINIKDYSLHSVRSLMSIVTQEPILFNDTITSNIALGEVGASAEAIEQAAKIANAHHFIMHKEQQYATNIGDRGSKLSGGERQRLTIARALLKNPPILILDEATSSLDTESERLVQDAINKMMQHRTSIVIAHRLSTIRNADEIIVLQKGKIVERGTHHSLLEQNGFYKKLVEMQEVK